ttggaaaaccaatatcaccctgatttggtctaaatttattccttatttctttattaaagatacaattgtaataacaagactgactatacatttattcatgtaataaaacaattattgactttttcataggttgatatcaggatttatcaaccctcaaaaagttatattcaccgagccgaagatttatcaaccctcaaaaagttatattcaccgagcctttggctcggtgaatataactcttttcaggttgataaatcctgatatcaacctatgaaaaagtcgataattgtataatgtaatacagcaatgatataaaatgcctgaataaaatttatacatattatCATCTGTCttcaaaatagatatttattttgtaatgccTTTCATTATTCTCAAATGTACccattatttacagaaaagacttGCACATACACAGTATATAAAGTGCTTAATCACCAAGATTATCCAgccaagaatgaaaaaaataaaacgtgCGGTGTGTCGCCCTCCTGCATCGCTCAACGTCATTTTGTTTCCGATAGCTTTATAGAATGTAATGATGTGACGTTGCGAAGCGTAATGTTTGGTATTCCGACAGACatcgctgaattacaccttcttcaccttaactTGAATCTGATATTTATCGCTAATGTTCTGTCATATTTCAGGGTGCTTCAGTCTTGCCTTGTCTCTGCAGCTGGTAGGTAGCCATGTTGGATGTCACTGAGCATGCTCAGTTCCTAGATGATTATGGGAAATCACCATGGAGATACACCATGCATACCCTAGATGCCATCTTGGATCTGTTCATAAGTAAAAAATGGGGATCACTGCTTGTTACAGGATTTGACATTTTTCAGAAGGTAAATGAACATTGCATAAAACGACAcaacttgaacaaaattgggTAACCTCAGCAAGAAACAGTTGCATCACTTCCTGATACACTCTGATGGTCCTTATtctgtaaaagcatatattttcacTTGTTCAGTATTCGCGTATTTGAAATTTttagtatgttcgcgaggtttaatatttgcgTAATTGTAAAAtagtatcctacttgaatttgaattatactaatggtgaatatttaagcGAGGATGAATTTTCTTGAGATGTAGGGCCTTGCAAATATAGCGAAATTTAAACCCTCACAAAAaaattctgcttttacagtacactCTATATGGATGAAAAGGACTTATGCCTCTTTAAGCAATGATTTCAGCAGATAAGGATAGTCAGTTTTTATAGCAAATTTCCTTGGTCATGTGTTTGAAGAAGGATTATTATGTTTTAGATCGAATTGTTTTACAATAGTGGCATGAAAGTAGTTCCACATGTTTGATAAACctgaagtgatggcgtaacataATTCCTTTGGAAAACATAGAACAAATCCTGGTCCTGGCATATGGAAACAAAATTCATCCCATGAATTCATGGCAGCTGATGTGATAAtctataaaaatagcaatttttctaACTATCCAAAGATGTTGatgtatcattatgtagataatgtagtatactcacagcgcatgcgtatattttatacacacccagtttgggatgttgtttcagcagttgttaaggcgcactcatataataaacatatacttatagtaagaatactgtgttggtcattctttacaataagacatggtgtcagaagtgggatatTTACATTGATACAGTAATTAGTGCTGTGGACAAGATGTGCAATCAGGCATTTGTGGATATTAAAACTGGACCTCTTGGGAAACAAATTTCTTTCAAGATAGACACTGGCGCACAGGTGAATATTTTACCTCATTTTGCATTGCAACAATTAGGTGTAAAAACCGCACTCTGTTCCTCTGTAACGAAGCTCACAGGTTATAATGGCAACCCTTTAGTATGTCTAGGTTCCATTACCCTGCAGTGTACCCATGAACCTTCTGCACAGACCAAGTATGTAGAATTTCATGTAGTAGACACCCAGTCACCACCCTTGTTTGGTTTTCAGACTTCCATAGATTTTGGCCTAGTTAAACTCGCACATGCTGTCACTTCCAATTATGTATCCTTCCCGCTTAACAAAACAGCAGTGCTGAATGAATATTCCCAGGTTTTTAAGGGCATTGGCTCTATTCCAGGGCAATGTTCTATTTATCTGAAACATGATGCTAAACCTGTGGTTCATCCTCCACGTAGGATTCCTGTTGCATTACGAGATAAATGCAAGAAGGAGCTAGATAAGATGGAGAAATTGGGGGTCATTACAAAAGTAAGTGAGCCTACTGAGTGGGTCAATTCAATGGTGACAGTACAGAAAAAATCAGGTGACTTGCGAATAGTACTTGATCCGGGTGACTTGAACAGAAACATTCAACGTCCTTATCATCCGACAAAAACACTGGATGACATACTTCCCCAGCTAAACGGtgctacattttttacaaaattagacGCTAGGTCAGGTTACTGGGCAATGCATTTGACAGAGAAGTCTTCCATGTTGACTACATTCAATACCATATTTGGGAGGTACAGGTATCTGAGGCTTCCAATGGGTATTTCGTCTGCCATGGATCTGTTCCAAAAGAAAATAGACGAAATATTTGAGGGTCTCCCAGGGGTAGCTGccatagtagacgatattttagTATATGGCAAAACAAGGGAGGAGCATGATGCGAATTTGAGAGCAGTGCTCCAAAGGTCACTAGAACAAGGTATACGCCTTAATCCAGATAAGCTGGAGGTTGGGCAGTCCCAGATTAGTTATTTCGGTCATGTGATATCTAAACAAGGTCTTAGCCCAGATCCAGACAAGGTGTCTGCAATTCGAGAAATGCCTATCCCGGAAAATAGGTCACAACTCGAAACGGTACTTGGCATGAGTCAGTATCTCGCTAGATATGCACCTAGGCTATCTGAGGTCACTTTGCCCTTACGAGAATTATTGGCGAAAGATGTAGAATTTCTCTGGGGTGAATCACAGCAGCAAGCTTATGATCAGATGATTGATATCATAACGCAAGCTCCTGTCCTTGCTTTCTATGACCCGGCCAAACCCTTAGAGTTGCAAACCGACGCAAGTAGGTCAGGACTTGGGGCCACACTCCTTCAAGAAGGTAGACCTATAGGTTATGCCAGTAAAAGTCTTACGCCAAGCCAAATGAACTATGCTATGATTGAGTTAGAGTGTCTTGGACTGGTATTTGGCTTGAAGAAATTCCACCAGTGGGTGTATGGAAAAAAAGTCAAAGTAGTTACAGACCACTTACCATTGATAGCTATATGTAAGAAACCCTTATTTGCTGCACCTGTTAGGTTACAGCGGCTGCTCTTAAACATTTCACAGTATGATATAGATGTCACTTATAGGCAGGGAACTCAGATTCCTTTACCAGATACTTTGTCTAGATTTCCGGTAAAGGATACAGATCCGTCCCTGACGGAAACTGTAGAAGTCCAGGTTAATATGGTCAAAAGAAGCTTACCGGTAAGTGACCGGAAATTACAAGAAATCAAGGTCAATACTGACAGGGACGAACAACTTTTGTCCCTGAAGCAAGTCATTATTGAAGGTTGGCCAGATGAAAGAAATCACTGCAAGTCAGAACTGCTAGATTTCTGGAATTACAGGGATGAGCTTACCGTCATGGATGGGATAATAATGAAGGGTCACAAAATTGTTATTCCTCAATCCCTAAAGGCAGACTTATTGTCAAAACTACATTCTTCAAGTCATATGGGAATAGAGAAAACAATAAGTAGAGCAAGTGATATTGTTTTCTGGCCTAGAATCACCCAGGAAATTAAAGATCTCGTTCTGAAATGTCCTGTATGTTTGCAACAGAGACTCAAACCAGAAAGAACCGCTTGTCTACACCCAAGTTCCAGAATACCCATGGCAGGAAGTTGGCACAGACCTATTTGAGTTCAATGGCAAAGACTTTTTGATAGTCGCTGACCATTATTCAcattactttgaggtcaaagagcTGCCTAACTGTAGAAGTTCGACAGTTATAAGTAGGCTCAAGGGCATATTTGCTAGATTTGGCATACCAGAAATTGTAGTATCTGATAATGGGCCATGCTATGCATCTCATGAGTTTGCAAACTTTGCAAAGCTCTGGGATTTTACACACCAGACCACAAGTCCTTACCACAGCTCCGGTAATGGTTTTGCGGAAGCGTACGTGAAAATTTGCAAGCGCATTTTCACGAAGGCCAGAGCATCAGGCACCGACCCAATGATAGGAATACAAGAATATAgggttacaaaacttaaaataggttTTTCACCCAGTGAAATTATGTTCCAACGTCAAATTAGGTCAGTGTTGCCAGTTGCTAAGTCACAATTACTTCCCCGGCAAATCTCACACAAGGTCATTCGTGAGAAATTGTCAGCAAACAAGGAAAGGGAGAAAGTGTATTATGATATGACAGCCAAGCATTTACCACCATTAGAAATAGGAGATTCGGCACGAATTCagcaagcaaataaaaattggagTCCTGCAGTAGTAGTGCAAAAACACCATGATAGGTCATACTCTGTTAAAACACCTGACGGTAACACATATCGTCGCAATAGGAGGCATTTGTTACAAaccaatgaatcaaagagtgcaTACCTGAAGTTGACATGCAAAATGTGGAAAATAACAACCTTTCGGCGCCTCAAGAAAATTCTGACTGTATTTCACAATTCtctgataaaagcaataaaaggTCAGATAATGAAGCAAGTGAAAAAACATATATGAGTAGATCTGGCAGGGCAGTTAAACCTCCGacaagattaattgaaacaaTGTAATATGATAACATTAGATAGCGGAACACGCGTGCTATGTAAACAGTGAACAGAGATAATTAAGTGCTGATAGCAAAAATATGCCATTCATGGAGAAACAgactttatgaaagaaattttacgtTATAGTAAATTTggagtattttgatttattttattttagctttcagaaattgtgttccttgtCCTTTGCCAAAAGGGGAGatgtatcattatgtagataatgtagtatactcacagcgcatgcatatattttatacacacccagtttgggatgttgtttcagcagttgttaaggcgcactcatataataaacatatacttatagtAAGAATACTGTGTTGGTCATTCTTTACAATAAGACAGTTGACACACAATAACATTCTgaataatgtctcaaaatcaaCCTGTGTTTACCAGTTTTTATCATAAACTAGTATCTCAGACACGTGAaccattacattttattttactttgtaaTAGACTACCTGTTTATTTATgactttgagaagtttcattaaaatctgctgTCTagaattttttctatatatgaaaatgtcattgaaaattgtgattttctcatAGACTCTCTGTATAAAGACATTTTTGTGCCCAACCGTGAGTGTCCGTCTTTCTGTTTGTccttctgagaatgttgtgtcacgcctacctccaaaagtatttgacgttgagtaacaaaactttacaggaatgttggtcagcatatgtagtTGTGACCTGaggttttgcatccggattcattcagtcatgtaggagttatgacccctgtctttgtaaaaattggttgttttagtgttgtgtcgcacctagctccaaaagtatttggcgtagagtcacaaaactttacaggaatgttggtcagcatgtgtagttgtgcacctggggtttcgcatctggattcattcagtcatgtaggagttatggcccctgacttagtaaaatattggtcattttaatgttgtgtcgcatgtagctccaaaagtatttgacctagagttgccAAAGTTTACAGGATGTTGGTCAGcctgtgcagttgtgcacctggagttttgcgtctggattcattcagtcgtgtaggagttatggcccctgacttattttattttcattacacaagaccagactccttgtccagacttactcaaaaaaaaataaataaataagattgtGAAATAtgcatgttaaaatgtacttgacctagaatcataaaacattaagaggattgttttatagcctgtgaagtgttctctttaggattttactcagctaggccagagttatggctaactaagtaAATAATACACATcttaaggttcttaaaagtttgtgttgcaaacatcttaaaaattatttaacctgagtcataaaacaGTGTTGCAGTGATAGGAGTTGGGGCACCTgtatcctatggacacacatctagtttaagTACTCATTTTATTCAAATCAGTCGAGCAGAAAATCAAGCACTCAAAACTCTTCTATTCGCTGAATTTTTTAGTATatcctgaagttttgaaaataaactgttactggtttattatcccccgacgaaagtcggagggatatagttttggcgttgtccgtccgtccttccgtccgtctttccgtccgtccgtcctttcgtctttccgtccgtccgtctgtccggagccatatctaggaaatggttgggaatgtttatttaaaacttcatatacatgttaaccacaatgagttcttgcggcccgtcaagtttcagtcagattgcccaagtaacaccagagttatggcccttagaagtttctagtgttaactatatagggtactataaatatggcgatttctgcatcataacttttgatgtatttgacctagaactatgaaacttaaacagaatttagatcaccataatgtggttgtgtacacacaatttcatttggatttatttgtaaattaagagttattgccctttaattgtataaaaatccacatatttgtacataacaaacttaccattttgtagaatttcattaaatttctttcattcttttccatgaacatttattgtaaacatgtgaagttgtgtacccacacctggtcgcccccttaccttgatcacacacctccccctcccccccatcgcccccc
The Mercenaria mercenaria strain notata unplaced genomic scaffold, MADL_Memer_1 contig_1300, whole genome shotgun sequence genome window above contains:
- the LOC128551611 gene encoding uncharacterized protein K02A2.6-like: MLDVTEHAQFLDDYGKSPWRYTMHTLDAILDLFISKKWGSLLVTGFDIFQKTWCQKWDIYIDTVISAVDKMCNQAFVDIKTGPLGKQISFKIDTGAQVNILPHFALQQLGVKTALCSSVTKLTGYNGNPLVCLGSITLQCTHEPSAQTKYVEFHVVDTQSPPLFGFQTSIDFGLVKLAHAVTSNYVSFPLNKTAVLNEYSQVFKGIGSIPGQCSIYLKHDAKPVVHPPRRIPVALRDKCKKELDKMEKLGVITKVSEPTEWVNSMVTVQKKSGDLRIVLDPGDLNRNIQRPYHPTKTLDDILPQLNGATFFTKLDARSGYWAMHLTEKSSMLTTFNTIFGRYRYLRLPMGISSAMDLFQKKIDEIFEGLPGVAAIVDDILVYGKTREEHDANLRAVLQRSLEQGIRLNPDKLEVGQSQISYFGHVISKQGLSPDPDKVSAIREMPIPENRSQLETVLGMSQYLARYAPRLSEVTLPLRELLAKDVEFLWGESQQQAYDQMIDIITQAPVLAFYDPAKPLELQTDASRSGLGATLLQEGRPIGYASKSLTPSQMNYAMIELECLGLVFGLKKFHQWVYGKKVKVVTDHLPLIAICKKPLFAAPVRLQRLLLNISQYDIDVTYRQGTQIPLPDTLSRFPVKDTDPSLTETVEVQVNMVKRSLPVSDRKLQEIKVNTDRDEQLLSLKQVIIEGWPDERNHCKSELLDFWNYRDELTVMDGIIMKGHKIVIPQSLKADLLSKLHSSSHMGIEKTISRASDIVFWPRITQEIKDLVLKCPVCLQQRLKPERTACLHPSSRIPMAGSWHRPI